From the Pseudomonas baltica genome, one window contains:
- a CDS encoding phosphate-starvation-inducible PsiE family protein produces MEMKWADRLRKTLHSQADSLGNLCVEAFHYLALFGIGAITAYAAVATFVGMLEKGSVSVDDILLLFIYLELGAMTGIYFKTNHMPIRFLLYVAITALTRLLIGDVSHHNPPDLGIIYLCGGILLLAFSILVVRYASARYPSVKEKAES; encoded by the coding sequence ATGGAAATGAAATGGGCCGACAGGCTGCGCAAGACCCTGCATTCGCAGGCCGATTCCCTGGGCAATCTGTGCGTGGAGGCATTCCACTACCTGGCCTTGTTCGGGATCGGCGCAATTACCGCCTATGCAGCAGTGGCGACGTTTGTCGGCATGCTCGAGAAGGGCAGTGTATCGGTAGACGACATCCTGCTGCTGTTCATCTACCTGGAGCTGGGGGCGATGACCGGGATCTATTTCAAGACCAACCACATGCCCATCCGCTTTTTGCTCTACGTCGCCATCACTGCGTTGACACGCCTGCTGATTGGCGATGTCTCGCACCACAATCCACCGGATCTGGGCATCATCTATCTGTGCGGCGGGATTTTGTTGCTGGCGTTTTCGATCCTGGTGGTGCGCTACGCATCGGCGCGTTACCCATCGGTCAAGGAGAAGGCAGAGAGCTGA
- a CDS encoding alpha/beta hydrolase — protein sequence MPLGEIPLGVWRTRSQALSFNGHSIRYWTAGRGEPLLLLHGFPTASHDWHYLWKPLVSQYRVIACDMLGFGDSAKPGRHAYSLLEQADLQQALLAHLNITEPVHLLAHDYGSNVAQELIFRHTQQRIRIASCVFLNGGLFADAHRPARLHRWLSGPVGWWVGRVFNRAALVRSIPELYGPDTGPNESELDDCWQLLTHNQGPRVFHRLMGYLQETRANGERWTQAMQEGGVAMRMIVGGSDRIAGVRMLERYRQLMPGADTVLLPDIGHYPHTEAPTQVLRHFREFHAPVTRRVAVL from the coding sequence ATGCCCCTGGGCGAGATCCCGCTGGGCGTCTGGCGCACGCGGTCGCAGGCTCTGAGCTTCAATGGCCACAGCATCCGCTACTGGACTGCGGGGCGCGGCGAGCCGTTATTGCTGTTGCACGGCTTTCCCACCGCCAGCCACGATTGGCATTATCTGTGGAAGCCGCTGGTCAGCCAGTACCGTGTGATCGCCTGCGACATGCTGGGGTTCGGTGACTCGGCCAAGCCCGGTCGCCACGCCTACAGTCTGCTGGAACAGGCTGATCTGCAGCAGGCGCTGCTGGCGCATCTGAATATCACCGAACCCGTGCATCTGCTGGCCCATGATTACGGGAGCAACGTCGCTCAGGAGCTGATATTTCGCCATACCCAGCAGCGGATCCGAATTGCCAGCTGTGTGTTTCTCAATGGTGGGCTGTTCGCCGACGCCCATCGCCCCGCCAGGCTGCATCGGTGGCTATCGGGGCCTGTGGGGTGGTGGGTGGGGCGGGTCTTCAATCGCGCCGCTCTGGTGCGCAGCATTCCCGAGCTTTACGGCCCCGACACCGGCCCCAACGAAAGCGAGCTGGACGACTGCTGGCAACTGCTGACGCATAATCAGGGCCCGCGGGTGTTTCATCGTTTGATGGGATATCTGCAAGAGACCCGCGCCAATGGCGAACGCTGGACTCAGGCCATGCAGGAAGGGGGCGTGGCCATGCGCATGATCGTCGGCGGCAGCGACCGTATCGCCGGTGTGCGCATGCTCGAGCGCTATCGGCAGCTAATGCCGGGTGCCGATACGGTGTTGCTGCCGGATATCGGCCACTACCCGCATACCGAAGCGCCGACCCAGGTGCTGCGCCATTTTCGCGAGTTTCATGCACCCGTCACACGTCGCGTTGCCGTGCTCTGA
- a CDS encoding Glu/Leu/Phe/Val dehydrogenase dimerization domain-containing protein — translation MFALMQSTRTESVHLAYDQPTGLRAVIAIHNSSAGPAIGGCRYLAYPDDESAMGDAIRLAQGMSYKAALAGLQVGGGKAVIIRSPHVENRALLFEAFGRFIEGLQGRYVTAIDSGTSTADMDCIAQTTQYVTSTSAAGDPAPHTAMGVFAGIRSTAMARLGTDDLHGLRVAIQGLGKVGYALGEQLHAAGVELLVSDLDQGRVQLAMEQWGARPVAAEALLSTPCDIFAPCGLGGILTGQSVGQLRCAAIAGAANTQLTTLNVADQLEARGILYAPDYVINAGGLIYVTLKHQGDALGSITQRLAGISTRLTEIFAHAQAEKRSPARVAELLAERLVYGA, via the coding sequence ATGTTCGCGCTGATGCAAAGCACCCGTACCGAGTCCGTGCACCTGGCCTACGACCAGCCCACCGGGTTGCGCGCCGTCATCGCCATTCACAACAGCAGCGCCGGCCCCGCCATTGGCGGTTGTCGCTACCTGGCGTACCCCGACGACGAGAGCGCCATGGGCGATGCCATACGCCTCGCCCAAGGGATGAGCTACAAGGCGGCGCTGGCGGGCTTGCAGGTGGGCGGCGGCAAGGCCGTGATCATCCGCAGCCCCCATGTGGAAAATCGCGCGCTGCTGTTCGAGGCGTTCGGGCGTTTCATCGAGGGGCTGCAAGGCCGCTATGTGACCGCCATCGACAGCGGTACTTCAACGGCGGATATGGACTGCATCGCCCAGACCACCCAATACGTCACCAGCACCTCCGCTGCCGGCGACCCCGCGCCACATACGGCCATGGGGGTGTTCGCCGGCATCCGCAGCACGGCCATGGCGCGCTTGGGCACTGATGACCTGCACGGTTTGCGGGTAGCGATACAAGGGCTGGGGAAAGTCGGCTATGCCCTGGGCGAGCAGTTGCATGCGGCGGGTGTGGAGCTGCTGGTCAGTGATCTCGACCAAGGCCGGGTACAATTGGCGATGGAGCAATGGGGCGCCCGCCCGGTGGCGGCGGAAGCTTTGCTGTCGACCCCCTGCGATATTTTCGCGCCTTGCGGGCTGGGTGGCATTCTGACCGGGCAAAGCGTCGGTCAGCTGCGCTGCGCCGCCATTGCCGGTGCCGCCAACACCCAACTGACCACCTTGAACGTCGCCGATCAGTTGGAAGCGCGGGGGATACTTTACGCTCCGGACTACGTCATCAACGCAGGAGGATTGATCTACGTCACCCTCAAGCATCAAGGCGACGCCCTTGGCAGCATTACTCAGCGCCTGGCCGGGATCAGCACGCGCCTGACCGAGATCTTCGCCCATGCACAGGCCGAGAAGCGCTCACCGGCGCGAGTCGCCGAGTTGCTGGCGGAGCGCTTGGTGTACGGGGCTTGA
- a CDS encoding YebG family protein: protein MAVETLYRSTRDLETTFVDRKLADAHDQMLELAESLTEVLLKNVPGLSEKNAEDASIYMAKNRAVFAAAFKNNASALAELGAENAAEE from the coding sequence ATGGCTGTTGAAACCCTGTATCGCAGCACCCGAGACCTGGAGACGACATTCGTGGATCGTAAACTCGCCGATGCACACGACCAAATGCTCGAGCTGGCTGAATCCCTGACCGAAGTCTTGCTCAAGAATGTCCCGGGACTTTCGGAAAAAAATGCCGAAGATGCCAGTATCTACATGGCCAAGAATCGCGCGGTATTCGCCGCCGCCTTCAAAAACAACGCCAGCGCGCTGGCCGAACTGGGTGCCGAGAACGCTGCCGAGGAGTAA
- a CDS encoding HPF/RaiA family ribosome-associated protein gives MQIQVNSDNHIESSIRLEEWVRTTVESTLERYEEDLTRIEVHLSDENGDKAGPQDKRCQMEARPKGHQPISVTHKAPTLDLAVDGAAVKLDHALEHLFGKLRQRRASAPGTSTEGSEADALLEEEFLEKEQLRNS, from the coding sequence ATGCAAATCCAAGTCAATAGCGACAACCATATCGAGAGCAGCATCCGACTGGAGGAGTGGGTAAGAACCACAGTAGAAAGCACGCTGGAACGCTACGAGGAAGACCTCACCCGTATTGAAGTCCATCTCAGCGACGAGAACGGCGACAAGGCCGGTCCGCAGGACAAACGCTGCCAGATGGAAGCACGGCCCAAGGGCCACCAACCGATTTCCGTGACCCACAAGGCGCCCACCCTGGACCTGGCTGTGGACGGCGCGGCGGTCAAGCTCGATCACGCACTGGAGCACCTGTTCGGCAAACTTCGCCAGCGGCGCGCATCCGCTCCCGGCACCTCGACCGAGGGCAGCGAAGCCGACGCTCTGCTTGAAGAGGAATTCCTCGAGAAAGAGCAATTACGCAATAGTTGA
- a CDS encoding DUF3509 domain-containing protein, with protein MDNPFQSISDAFQPQYRVNLSIERLDGSIMLTLSNETGVVAKRMISAAQRNDPKRLKRLIESVQFGIAIEQGDSAMAILAAMTDRDSPALLPKPDKGWNRSANLAGL; from the coding sequence ATGGACAATCCCTTTCAAAGTATCAGTGACGCGTTTCAACCTCAGTATCGGGTCAATCTGAGCATCGAGCGCCTCGACGGCAGCATCATGTTGACGCTGTCCAACGAAACCGGGGTGGTCGCCAAGCGCATGATCAGTGCCGCCCAGCGCAACGATCCCAAGCGCCTGAAACGTCTGATCGAGAGCGTGCAATTCGGCATCGCTATCGAGCAGGGTGACAGCGCCATGGCCATCCTCGCCGCCATGACCGATCGCGACAGCCCCGCGCTGTTGCCCAAGCCCGACAAGGGCTGGAACCGATCCGCCAACCTCGCCGGACTTTGA
- a CDS encoding transglutaminase family protein, translating into MSPRNACLECLTRSPVATFEAALWIAAEHDPQVHPDKILRGFRELQLEVSIGLPMLPVSELAQPLLRRLNSLGFQQDDFHPLRPQAALLDKVLERKRGQSLPLALIALELARRLDIPLTGVNFPGHFLLRVPGADHLLDPCGGRRLYPVDCRELLGRQFGPQVSLKADHLLEASGRQMLQRLSRNLRQLHSSHDNPIAALKDAERVMELGSATAADYLSRAGLYQRLECPQAERYDLEHALLLTEDPIQRLRLTDRLHHLPTAVTVMH; encoded by the coding sequence ATGAGCCCACGCAATGCTTGCCTCGAATGCCTGACGCGCAGTCCTGTCGCGACCTTTGAGGCGGCGCTGTGGATCGCCGCCGAGCACGACCCGCAAGTGCATCCCGACAAGATCCTGCGCGGCTTTCGCGAATTACAGCTGGAAGTCAGTATCGGGCTGCCTATGCTGCCCGTCAGCGAACTTGCGCAACCCTTGTTGCGCCGCCTCAACAGCCTGGGTTTTCAACAAGACGACTTCCACCCCCTGCGCCCCCAGGCCGCCTTGCTCGACAAAGTGCTGGAGCGCAAGCGCGGGCAATCCCTGCCTTTGGCGTTGATTGCGCTGGAGCTGGCGCGTCGCCTGGATATTCCCCTGACAGGCGTGAATTTTCCCGGTCACTTTCTGCTCCGTGTGCCCGGTGCCGATCACCTGCTGGATCCTTGCGGTGGGCGCCGTCTCTATCCTGTGGATTGCCGCGAACTGCTCGGTCGCCAGTTCGGCCCACAGGTATCCCTGAAAGCCGATCACCTGCTGGAAGCCTCGGGACGCCAGATGCTGCAACGGCTTTCACGCAATCTGCGCCAGTTGCACTCCAGCCACGACAATCCCATCGCGGCCCTCAAGGATGCCGAACGCGTAATGGAGCTGGGATCGGCCACCGCCGCCGATTACCTGTCCAGGGCCGGACTGTACCAGCGCCTAGAGTGCCCGCAGGCCGAGCGCTACGATCTGGAGCACGCCCTGTTGCTGACAGAGGACCCGATCCAGCGCCTGCGCCTGACCGATCGCTTGCATCACCTGCCGACGGCCGTCACCGTCATGCACTGA